ACCCCGGTCTTCGCGCAGTTCTTCGCCGCGGACAGTGCCGGTATGGCGCCCTGCTTCGCCCAGGTCGCGCTCGCCGTCGCCGACACCGTCGACTCGCTGGAGCCGGCCAGGATCTGGGTCTGGCTGCGGCTCTCGGAGGTGAAGGCGCGGCCGACGGGGACGGTGGTCGAGGCCTGGACGGTCAGCTCGGCCGAGCCGTCGGCCGAGTCGGCGGGCACGTCGAAGAACAGTTGGCTGCCGTCCGTCACGGACGTGACCACCTTGCCGTCCTTGCCGACGATCCGTACGCCGCTGGTGGCGGCGTCCAGCGGAGGCGTCACCGTCACGCCGCTGGCGTTGGTGTGCACGGTCACCGGGCCGAGGAGTTCGCCGGGGTGACCGGAGACGGCGGGCGCCTCGAGGGTGAGCGACGCCTCGGGCTCCGCCACGGTGCGGGCGGCCTTCTGGAGGTAGTCAGCGAGCCGCTCGGCCTGCGGGTCGACGGCGTCGACGTCCGCGCCGTCCGAGTAGCGCCAGATGGCCACCTGGGTGCCGGTGGCCGCGTCCTGTTCGGTGAGACCGCCGTCGATGCCCGCCTTGTCCGCGAGCGAGGCCAGGTCGTTCACCTGGGGGTAGGAGTGCTGAAGGATCCAACGGATGCGGCCCGCGTCCTTGTTGGCGCCCAGCGAGGTGCCGCTCCAGGGTGTCTCCTGGTACTTGGCGTCCTTCTGCGTGGGGTTGTAGAGGTCGACGCAGTAGGTCTGCAAGGTGCCGCCGCCCTCGACGGACATCTCGAACAGGCCGGCCGAGACCTCCTGGTCGCCGCCGTCGGCGTGGATCACCGCGGCGCCGTAGGTCTTGAGGCCACCTATCGTCGCGGTGGCACCGCCCTGACTCTGCGTCACCTCGGCGGCGGCGGCCGTACCCGCGCCGGCGATCACACCGACGGTGAAGAGGCCGGACACCAACGCCGCCGCGGCGAGGCGGACCGCCCCTCGCCCGCGCGCGAACGGCGCCGAGAATGAACAAATCACGCAATTCCCCTTCGAGCAGGACCCGTTGATGTGGGGGGTACGGGTCCCACCAGCAGAATCAGAAGCCCCGTGAGCCACGTCCGGCATCCTAGAGACGTCGCGCACCGCACTTACTGGTCATCTCATCGGATCGCCGATCCGACTCGGAATCGTTATCCCCAAGATCGTCCCGAGGTCCGGCTTATCGACAAATACACTTGGTCGCTCGAAGTGCATGCGTCGATAAGCCGCAGTTCGGTCGGCGTCGGCGCGGCAAAGACCTTGACACTCCGTCACCACTCCGTCGCATGACATCGCGCCTCGCACCGCCCGCACCGCACCACGCCTCCCCGTCCTGCCCCTCAGCTCACGTCACCGCCACCGGCTCGCGACGCCGGCTCTGCGGGGTGTCGGGCTCCGGCTCGGCGGCATCGGCGGCCGGCGTCTCCCAGTTGGGCTCGGGGCGCGCCGGTGCGCCGACGGCCATCGGCTCGGGTCGGCCCGAGCGCCGGAAGGCGGAGGTGCCCCGCGAGATGTCATGGCCGATCGCCACAGCGTCGATGTCCGCCGACGTCCAGCTCTGCTGTCCCTCGCGCGACTCCGTACGCACCCTCAGCCTGCCCTGCACCATCACCGGGTCGCCGACGTTCAGCGAGGCCGCCGCGTTGGTGGCCAGTTGCCGGTTGGCCCACACCGTGAAGAAGTTGGTGTGCCCGTCGGTCCAGGTGCCCTTCTCGCGGTCCCAGTAGCGCGAGGTCACCGCCAGCCGGAACCTCGCCGACGCGCCCGCCGCCAGGTCCCGGTAGACCGGCTGCGTCGCCACGTTGCCGACCGCGCAGACCATCGTCTCGTTCATCGTGAACCCCTCCTCGCCGGACGGTCGACCCGCCCGGATACACGTACGGGCCCGTCCCGCACGGCTGCGTCCGCCGTGACGACCGCGGCCTTCACCGCGTACCGTCACCGCCCTCACGGCGACCGCATCCGTCGCGATCACCGCGAAGCCAGACTGCCTCCGTCGGACCGAGCCCGCCGAGCGCTGTGGACCACCCACCGCCTGTGGAAAACTCCACCACCCGGACGAGTGATCCACGCCCCTCTCCCTGTGGATCACCCCATGTGGATCACTCCTCGTAATTCACTCCTCGTAGATCACCCACAGCGCCTCACCGCGCGGCGGCCCCCACCCCCGTGACCCGCCCGTACTGCTCCCGGACCTCCCGGTACCGCAGCAGTTCCGCGGCGACGGGATCCAGTACGCGGGCCCGGCCGCACCCGGCCGCCGCCTCCCGCAACCGGCGCTCCGCGTCCTGCCCGTACCGCCGGGCCGGTCCCCGTGCCGCCAGTCGGCAGCTCCACTCGACGAGCGGGCCGCCGATGATGCCCGTCACCATCAGCAGCACCGGAACCCCGAGGTTCGGCGCCATCACCCCGACGATCTGTCCGAGCAGCCACAGCCCGCCGACCACCTGGAGCAGGGTCATGGACGCCTGTGCCAACACGGCCACCGGCCACCAGCCCGGCCGCGGCGGCCGGCCCGGCGGCAGGCCGGCCCGCGCCGCCAACTGGTCCAGCGCCTCGGGCAGCCCCTGGGCACCGCGTACGGCCGCCTCCCGCACGGCCTGCGCCCACGGAGTGGGCAGCCCCGCCGAGGCCCGCTCGGACACCGTGCGCACCGCCTGTTCGACGCGTTGCCGTGCCGTGGCCTCCTCGTCGGCCTGGGCGCGGACCGGCAGCCGTCCGGTGGGAGGGTCGCGCCGGTCCTGTTGCCACCGCCACAGCCGCAGCCACGGCGTCCCGCACGCCCTGCCCGCGTTGCGCAGCCAGGCGCGTTCGGCGGCCTCGCCCGCGGCGGTGGCGCCCACGGCGTCCGCCAGACGGTCCGCGAACTCGTCCCGCGCCTCCTCGCTGAGCCCGGTGCGCCGCCCGGTGGCATAGACGGACCGCAGCCGCCACGCGGCGGCGTCCACGTCGGCGGCGATCCGCCGCGCCGCGGCGCCGCGCTCCGTGACGAACTGGCCGAGCACTTCGCGCAGTTCCCCGATGCCGTCGCCGGTGAGCGCGGACAGGGCGAGCACGGTCGCGCCCGGTTCGCCGTACTCGCCGAGGGCGACGCCGTCCTCGTCG
The sequence above is a segment of the Streptomyces asoensis genome. Coding sequences within it:
- a CDS encoding TQXA domain-containing protein, producing the protein MICSFSAPFARGRGAVRLAAAALVSGLFTVGVIAGAGTAAAAEVTQSQGGATATIGGLKTYGAAVIHADGGDQEVSAGLFEMSVEGGGTLQTYCVDLYNPTQKDAKYQETPWSGTSLGANKDAGRIRWILQHSYPQVNDLASLADKAGIDGGLTEQDAATGTQVAIWRYSDGADVDAVDPQAERLADYLQKAARTVAEPEASLTLEAPAVSGHPGELLGPVTVHTNASGVTVTPPLDAATSGVRIVGKDGKVVTSVTDGSQLFFDVPADSADGSAELTVQASTTVPVGRAFTSESRSQTQILAGSSESTVSATASATWAKQGAIPALSAAKNCAKTGVDITAVNQGDQVFTFELMGTEYTIPAGASQTVTIPLQEDQAYAFTINGPQGVESRFTGVLDCETQADEIAGLTTQTLSEPSPATVGGTSTTDDTNLAATGGTSATPLIAGTAIGLVVIGGAALLLVGRKENEPRH
- a CDS encoding single-stranded DNA-binding protein, translating into MNETMVCAVGNVATQPVYRDLAAGASARFRLAVTSRYWDREKGTWTDGHTNFFTVWANRQLATNAAASLNVGDPVMVQGRLRVRTESREGQQSWTSADIDAVAIGHDISRGTSAFRRSGRPEPMAVGAPARPEPNWETPAADAAEPEPDTPQSRRREPVAVT